CAGGCTAAACCGGCCTTCCCGCCATCATAAAGCTGGCCGTCATGCCGCCATCCACCGGCAGAATCGCCCCGGTGATAAAGCTGGCTTTTTCGGAGGCTAGAAATACCACCGCCTGAGCGACTTCTTCGGGTTTTCCCAGGCGGCGCAGGGCGTGCAGGTCTTCCCAGTCCTGGCGGGTCAGCTCGGGGTGCTCGGAGATCTGGATGGCTTCCAACACGCTCTCGGTGGCGATGGCCCCCGGCGCGACCGCATTGACCCGGATGTTCATGGGGGCCAGGTCGAGGGCCAACGAACGGGTCAGGTTGACCAGGCCCCCTTTGGAAGCGTTGTAGGCGGCGTTGTTCTGCTCAGCAAAAAGCCCCTGCACGCTGGCCACGTTCACAATCGCACCCCCGCCGTTTTTGACCATCTCCCGTGCCGAAAGGGCCGAGAGGTGCATGGGGGCGGTCAGGTTGACCTCGAGGGTGCGCTGCCACTCGTCCAGCCCCACCTTGAGGGCCGAGCCCGGCGCAGCAATGGCGGCGTTGTTGACCAACACATGGATGCTGCCCCACTGCTTGACGGCCTGCTCCACAAAGCGCTCGCGGTGTGTGGCCTGGGCCAGGTCGGCGTAGACGAAGAGGGCGCCTAAGCGCTTGGCGACCTCGAGGCCTTCGGGTCGAATGTCACACAGCACCAGCAGGGCCTGCTCTTGGGCAAAGGCCTCGGCAATGGCCCGCCCAATGCCCCTTGCGGCCCCCGTTACCAGCACCACCTTGCCTCGAAACATGCTCAAAGTTTATCCAAAACCAGGTTATTGCGCTCTCCGCTTTGCTATCGCAATCCGAAGAGGGGTTCAAGCGCTTTCTTGATTTTTGAGCTCGAGCGGTAGCAAACCTGGGGCCGCGTACCTGATTTTCAGGTTATAGTTCTTTTTGCTCCTCAGGAGCGGGGAGGGCGGGTTTTGCCGTCCAGGGTCAGGAGGGGGCCGTAGAGGTCGGGCCTGCGGTCGCGGAAGAAGCCAAAGCTGGCCCGGAAGGCGCGGGCTTCTTCCAGGTTCAGGTCGGCCAGTAGAACGGTCTCTTCGCTGCGACCGGCCTCGGCTAGCTTGTTGCCCATGTAGTCGGCGATGAAGGAAGAGCCGTAATAGGTCTGGCTATAGCCCTCCACCACCTCGGTGCCCACCCGGTTGGCCGCCGCCAGGTAGCAGAGGTTTGCCACCGCGTGGCCGATCATGGCGCGCTGCCACATGTCTTTGGTGTCGAGGCCCCCGGCCTCGGCGGGCTCGGAGCCGATGGCCGTGGGGTAGAGCAGCAGCTCTGCTCCCAACAGGGCCATGCTGCGGGCGCACTCGGGGAACCACTGATCCCAGCAGATGCCCGCTCCGATGACGCCAAAACGGGTCGAAAAGGCCTTGAAGCCGGTATCGCCGGGGTTGAAGTAATACTTTTCTTCGTAGCCGGGGCCGTCGGGGATGTGCGATTTGCGGTAGATGCCCAGGATTTCGCCCGAAGCGTCCACCAGGGCCAGACTGTTGTAGTAAGCCTGTCCGGCTTTCTCGAAAAACGAGATAGGCAGAACCACGCCTAGCTCCTGGGCCAACCGCTGGAAGTGGGGTAGAAAAGGGTGGTTTTCCACCGGGTGGGCCAGGGCAAAGAACTTCTCCCGCTCGGCCTGGCAAAAGTAGAGGTTCTCGAACAGCTCCGGCAGGAGCACGATGTGGGCCCCCTGGGCGGCGGCCTGGCGTACCATCTGGGTGGCCTTGGCCACGTTTTGGTCGCGGTCGGTGGTCATGGACATCTGAACCACGGCTAGCTTGGTCATGACAGCTCCTCTGTGGTGGGCGAAACTTTCCATATTTTACCGGCGGGCTGTTGCTGGGTGACGCAGTGGAAGCTACCCCCGCCGGTAATCAGGTAGCGGCTTTTGAGGCCGATAACCTCGCGTCCGGGGAACAAAGGCCGCAAAATTTCCAGGGCCTTTTCGTCGTGGGGGTCGTCGTAGATGGGCACCAGCACCGCCCCGTTGGCGATGTAGAAGTTGGCGTAGGTGAGGGGCAAGCGAGTATTGCCGTCCAGCCAGCGGGGGTTTTTGGGCAGAGGTAGCTCCACGATGCGAAAACCCTCCAGACTGCGCAGAATTTCCAGGTTCTCTTGCAAAGGGCGGTGGTTGGGGTCGTCGGGGTCGGGCGAGACCGAGGTAACGATGGTGTGGGGCGAGGTAAAGCGGGTAAGGGTATCAATGTGGCCGTCGGTGTGGTCGCCCTCGAGCCCGTCCCCCAGCCAGACCACATGGTCAATGCCCAGGAACTGATTCAAGTAACCCTCGAGCGCCTCCTCATCCAGGCCGGGGTTGCGCTCTGGCGAGCGCAGGCACTGGCGGGTGGTGAGGCATACGCCCTCCCCGTTGACCTCGAGCGAGCCCCCTTCCATCACGATGCCGGCATGGAATAGCCGCATACCCAGGATGCGGGCCATGTGCAGGGGCATCTGGTTGTCCTGCTGGGCCGGGTACTTCCCCCCCCAGCCGTTAAACTCCCAGTTGACGGCGGCCACCTCGGCTCCAGAAGCCGTGGCGCGGGAAACAAATATGGCCCCGGAGTCGCGCAGCCACAGGTCGTCGTGGGGGATGTGGTGGAAGTGAATGGGGCCACTAAGCCGGGCCTGGGCGTCTTGCTCGGATTCCTCGTCGTTTACTACCAGGTGCACTGGCTCGAAGCGGGCCAGCGTGTTGACAAAGGCTGCGAACTCCTGCCGCACGGGTTCCAGGTAGCCCAGCCATTTCTCTTCGTCGTAGGGCCAGGCCGTCCAGGTGGCGGCATGGGGGGCCCACTCGGCGGGCATAGCAAAGCCCAGGGCGCGGGGGGTGAGGGTCTTCTCCACAAAAGCTAGAGTATAACAGCTTGGTGAACAGCCGCGTCAGCGGTCTGTCCCAAAGGGGATCGTCCGCTGGTGAACCGCGATGAAATGACCCCGCTATAGGGCCTGCAGGGCGGCCTCGAGGTCGGCCCAGAGGTCCTCCACGTCCTCGATGCCCACACTCAGCCGCAAAAGCGAGGGGGGCAGGTGGGTCTGGCCGGGGATGGCCGCCCGCCGCTCCATGGTGCTCTCCACCCCCCCCAGGCTGGTGGCGTGGCGGATGAGCTGTACGTTGCGGCAGAGCGCATCGGCCTCGGCGGCCCCGCCCAAGAGGTCGAAGGAGATGATGGTGCCGAAGCCCTTGAGCACCCGTTTGGCAATGGCGTGGGTGGGGTGGGAGGGCAGGCCCGGATACCGCACGCGGGCCACCTGGGGGTGCTGCTGTAGGCGTTCGGCCAGCGCCTGGGCGTTTTCCTGCGCTTTTTGCAGGCGGAGCGCCAGCGTGCGCGCCCCCCGCACCGCCAGGAAGGCCTCGAGGGTGCCGGGGGTGGCCCCGTTTAACGTCCGGGATTTTTGCAGGGTCTGCCAGAGGGCCTCGTCGCGGGTGGTGGCGATTCCGCCCAGCAGGTCGGAGTGGCCGCCAATAAACTTGGTGACCGACTGGATCGAGACCGTGGCGCCAAACTCGAGCGGCTGCTGGTTCAGGGGGGTGGCAAAGGTGTTGTCCACCGCCAGTATGGCCCCGGGTTTGCGTGGGGCCGAGCCAATGGCCGCCAGATCCACCACCGTAAGCAGGGGATTGGAGGGGGACTCGAGCCAGATCAGGTCGGCCTCCGCGCAGGCGCGAATCCAGCCCTCGGTATCCTCCAGCGCCAGCCGTTGCACCGACCAGCGCCCTTTTTCGGCCCCCACCAGGGCCAGCCCCACCACCCCCTGGTAGCAGTCGTCCGGCAGCACCACCACTGCCCCTGGCGGAAGCTGGTCGAAGACCGCCGCCACCGCGGCCATGCCCGAGGCGAAGGCCACCGCCCGACCGGCCTCGAGGCCCCCCACGATCTCCTCGAGGGCCTCCCAGGTCGGCGTGCCGCCGTCGCGGGCATAGGCCCGCTCTTTGCCCAGAATAAAGTTGGAGGCCGGAACCAGCGGGGTGTTCAGGGGTTGGCCGGGCTCGGAGGGGCGGCCGGCCGCCACCAGCCAGGAGGCCGGTTTGAGTTGGGAGGGCTTGTCCACGCCCGCAAGTATACCCACCTGCTACACTGAAGACATGGTTCAACTATTCAACGCCGAGACCGGCGAGCACATCGGCGAGATCAGCCAGGCACAGCTCGAGTTTCTGGTCGCGCAGATGGAAGAAGAGCATCCCGAAGACCAGGACTACTACCTGAACGCCGATCTGCTCGAGGCCTGGCGCCAGCAGGGCGCCGACCCCGCCCTGCTGGACTTGCTGCAAAAAGCCATGGCAGATAAAGAAGAGCTAACCATCCGCTGGTCGAAGTAGCGTTGGACTTTACGAAAGCGTGGCTTCGTCCATCAGCCCCTCGGCCCAGGCCTCGAGGTGGCCCACATCGCCAATCGAGAGCGCGACGCCCTCGGGATAGAGCAGGCGGGTGATGGAGGTGTTCTGGATCTGGAACTTGCGCCAGGTACCGTTCTCTAGCTCGAGCACCATCTTGAGCGCCGCTCGGATGACCCCGCCGTGGGTCACCACAATGAACCGCCCTTCTGGTAACTCCTCGAAAAATTCCTGCACCCGCCGGGCCAGGTCGGCCATGCTTTCGCCGCCGGGGCGCCGGGTGTTCCAGGGGTCGCGCTGGATGGCTTGGTGGAACTCGGGGTAGAGCTTTTCCATCTCGCTGCGCAAGAGCCCCTGCAGTTCGCCCGCATAAATCTCGCGCAGGCGGGGGTCGTAGACGGGCGTGAGGTGCAAAGCCTCGGCGATGGGCTTGGCGGTGAGGGCGGCCCGTTGCAGGTCGGAGCTGTAGAGGCCATCGAAGCCCTGGCGGCAGGCGGCCAGGCGTTCGGCCACCCGGTAGGCCTGGTGCAGACCCTGGGGCGAGAGATTGACGTCAAAATGCCCTTGAAAGCGCCCTTCGGCATTCCAGGGCGTCTCCCCGTGGCGTAGAAGCCATAGCTCTTTCGTTTGCATAAGGGTGGGGGGCAGGGTTTCAGACTACCTTAATCCCTGACGACTCCATGATATAGCCTACCGGGTAGGTTTGGGGTAAAAGTGTCCTGGCCCCAGATGCCATGTCTGGACTCAGGACCAAAATGTAACCAAGCCCCATGTTAAACACGCGGTACATCTCCTGCTCGTCGATTTGTCCTGCGCGCTGAATAAGCTCAAAAATCGGGGGAACGGGAAAGCTGCCCCGCCGGATTTCGGCCCCTAGCCCCTCCGGCAGCACCCTGGGCAGGTTCTCAAACACCCCTCCGCCGGTGATGTGGGCCATGGCGCGAATCTCGAGGCCCTCGCGCTGGAGCAGATCCACCTCGCGCAGGTAGCAGCGGTGGGGCTCCAGCAGGGCCTCGGCCAGCGAGCGCCCGTCCAGTTCGGGCCGGGGTTCTTCTAGGTTCCATCCTGCGAACACCTTGCGGGCCAGGCTGTAGCCGTTGGTGTGCAGCCCCGAGGAAGGCAGGGCCAGAAGCACATCCCCAGGCTGTACCCTGGAGCCATCCACCACCTGGGCTTTGTCCACCACCCCCACAATGGTGCCCACCAGATCCAGTCCACCCTCCTGATACACCCCTGGCATCTCGGCGGTCTCGCCCCCCAGGAGGGGAATCCCCACCGCTTTGCAGGCCTCGGCCAGCGACTCCAACACCACCGCCAGCACCTCGGCCTCGAGCTGCGCGCTGGCGATGTAGTCCATAAAAAAGAGGGGCCGGGCCCCCTGTACCAGCAGGTCGTTGACCGAGTGGTTCACGATGTCGAAACCCAGCCCCCCGTAGCGCCCGGTCTGGGCGGCCAGGAGGGTTTTGGTGCCCACGCCGTCGGTGGAGGCCACCAGCACCGGCTCGGCCATCTCCTTGAGCCGGGAGACCTCCAGCATCCCCCCAAAAGCCCCGATGCCCCGCAATACCTGGGGGGTGTAGGTTTCCTTGATCTTGCTGGCGGCGGCTTTCAGGGCACCCGCCTTGCGGTCAATGTCCACCCCTGCTTCCCGATAGTTCACAGCTCGACCCCCAGCATTTCGCCCAGCATCTTCTTGACCACGTCGGCCTTGGCGGTGCCCCGGGTTTCCTTCATGATGGGCCCCAGCAGGGCGTTGGCGGCCTTGAGGTTGCCCCCCTTGACCTGCTCCGCCACCCTGGGGTTGGCCGCCACCACCCGTTCCACAATGGGCCGCAGTGTGCTTTCGTCCGAGACCGAGCGCAGGCCGCGCTCCTCCACCAGCTGCAACGGGCTGGCCCCTTGCATCACCTCGGGCAGAAGCTGGCTCAAGACCCGGTTGGTGATCTCGCGCCTTTCGAAGAGGCCGGCCAGCGCGGCCAGGTGTTGGGGGGTGAGGGCGGTTTGCTGCACCTCCAGTTGCCGCTCGTTCAGGTAACCGGCCACATCGGCGTTGAGCAGGTTGGCGATGGTCTGGGGGTTGCCCTGGTAGTGGGCCAGTGTTTGGTCGAAAAACTGGGCCAGCGAGGGGCTATAGGCCAGAATTTCCGCGTCATAGGGGCGCACCCCGGCTTCCACGTAGCGGGCATACTTCTGGGCCGGCAGCTCGGGCATGCTGGCTTGGAGCCGCATAAGCCAGGCCTCGTCCACCACGATGGGGGGCAGGTCGGGGTCGGGAAAGTAGCGGTAGTCGGCCTCGCCTTCTTTGAGGCGCATGACGTAGGTTTTGCCGGCGGCCTCGTCCCAGCCTAGGGTGGCCTGTTCCACCTTGCGGCCACTGCGCAGCAGTTCTTGCTGCCGCTTGATCTCATACTCGAGGGCCCGCGCCACGCTGCGGAAGGAGTTGAGGTTCTTGATTTCCACCTTGGTGCCCAAAGGCCCCCCCACGGGCCGCACCGAGACGTTCACATCGGCCCGCATCTTGCCTTCCTCGGGGTTGGCATCCGAAACACCCAGGGTCTGGGCAATGGAGCGTATGTGGGAGAGGAAGACCCGGGCCTGCTCGGGGGTGCGGATATCCGGCTCGGTCACCATCTCGATGAGGGGCGAACCGGCCCGGTTGAGGTCTATGAGGGAGTAGGAAGCCCCCTCGGGGTGGGTGGACTTGGCCGCGTCTTCCTCGAGGTGCACCCGTTTGATGCGGATGGTCTGCCCCTCCACCTCCAGATGCCCGTGCTCGGCGATGGGCAGGTCGTACTGCGAGATCTGATAGTTTTTGGGCATATCCGGGTAGTAGTAGCTCTTGCGGTGAAACTGTGTCCAGGGGGCAATCCGGCAGTTCAGAGCCAGCCCAAACAAAATGCCATAGTCTACCGCCTGGGCGTTGACCACCGGCAGCACCCCCGGCAGCCCCAAGCAGACCGGGCAGGTGTGGGTGTTGGGGGGGTCACCGAAATAATCGGCGTCGCAACTGCAGAACATCTTGCTTTTGGTTTTGAGGTGCAGGTGGACTTCCAGTCCCACCACCGCTTCGAACTCCGGCATACCCGGATATTATAGGGCGCTCTTCCTTGCTAATTTCACTGCTGTGTTCTGTGCAAGCTGCGATAGGGCGACAACTGTCTTCAGGCCCACGTTTAAAAAAAGCTCGCTGGCTAGTATGGGCCTGGAGGTCATAAAGATGTCTGAACCGATGCGCAAAGCAACACCCGGCGTAGCGATGGACAAGATCTGGCGGGCCGCCCTGATTGGGGGGGTGCTGTCGGCGGTGGGCAACGTGGTGGTGTTTTTGGTGGCGGGCTGGCTGGGAATTAGCCTACAGGTTACCGCTGCTCCGGGCTCGAGCACCCTGGTGCCGCTACAAATTGGGCAGGTGATTGTGGCCAGCCTGCTTCCGGCCCTGCCCGCGGGCTTGCTGCTGGTGGTTCTGGCCCGCTTTATGCCCAACCCCTGGACCGTGTTTATGGCGGTTGCGGGGGTGTTTCTGCTGGTTTCCTTTATGGGCCCCATCAACCTTCCCACCGACCCCGCCAACGAGCTGGTGCTGAACCTGATGCACGTGGTATCGGCGGTGGCGATTGTGGGCGCTTTGTGGAGGTTTGCTCGCTAAAAGCCCAAGTGGCCGTGGAAGTCAGCGCGAGCAGGTGCTAGAATCTGGGTTGCTTGCCTGGGCAAGCCCTTTGCGCTCGTAGCTCAGCTTGGATAGAGCGAAGGTTTCCTAAACCTTAGGTCGCAGGTTCGAGTCCTGCCGGGCGCACCAGTACAGGACGTAAAAACCCGAGGGTAAGCATCCCTCGGGTTTGTCCTTTTACGGTGATTTTACGGTTTATGGATTCAGGCCTTAGCGCGGGGTTGCGTTAGTAGGGCTTCAAGGTCAATCACCCAGCCCCGGCGCTCTTGCTCCAGCAGATGCCGGTACACCCCTAGCGTGATGTTGGGGTTGGCGTGTCCCATCCGCTCCGCTACCAGTTCCAGTGGTGCACCGTTAGCCAGCAGGTGGCTACCGTAGCTGTGCCTGAGGTGGTGCACCCGCAAGGGCGGGATACCCAGCTTAGCCACAATGCGGCGCAAGGCATGGCCCGGCGCGTTGTAATCCAGCGGCTTGCTCGAGTTGTTGCCAGGGAATACCCACATGCCGGATTGGGGTTCTCGCCCAGCAGTTCCGCATACCAGGCCCGGTACTGTTTCAGGCGCTCCAGGGTAGCGTGAGGTATGGGCATGGTGCGGGCGCTACTGGCTGTCTTGGGGGCCTGTGATGCGGTAGGCGCTATAGGCCCGGCAAATGCTCAGGGTTCCGGCCTCGAGGTCGGGGACGCGGAAAGCGGCTTTGGGCGGCTCGCTATCGTCGTCGTCGTTGATGCTAAGGTCATCGCGGCTTGGTTTTGCGGGTGGGCACAGCATTCCAGGGGTCTTCGGGCCAGGGGTGTTTGCTGTAGCGCCCGCGCAGCTCCTTGCGAACCTCGAGGTAGGTGTTGTTCCAGAAGCTTTTTAAATCCTGGGTCACCTGGATGGGCCGCCCGGCGGGGGAGAGCAGGTGCAGCAAGACCGGGGTGCGACCCTCGTTGACGGTGGGGGTATCGGCCAGACCGAACAACTCCTGCAGTTTGACTGCCAGCACCGGTGGGCTGCCATCGGGGTTGTAGGTCAGCCTGATGCGCGAACCGCTGGGCACCTCGAGCCTCGTAGGCGCCAGTGCTTCCAGCCGGGCCGGGAGCGGCCAGGGCAAAAGCCCGCCTAGGATGCGGCCAAGCTCGAGGCGAGCAAAGTCTTCCCGGCGCGAGACCCCGTTCAGCCAGGGGGCCAGCCAGTCCTCGAGGGTCTGGAGCAGGTGCGTATCGGAAACATCGGGCCAGCCCTCCTCGGGCCGCCAGCTTCTAAGGCTCAGCACACGGGCCTGCCACTGGCGCAGCTCCTCCGTCCAGGGCAGCAAACCCAGGCCCTCTGTGCGTACCACCTGGCACAACACCTCGCGGCGCTTGCTGGGCTCGAGGTGTAGGAGGGGCTTCCGGGCCAGCACCACCTCCCCGATCCGCAGCTCGCGCTGGGCCAGCAGAACCCCGTTGCGGGCGTCCCAGGCAACGTTCTCGACGGGGCGGGCCAGGGGGGATAAATCTTCTGGCTCAACTGGTGCAGCCAGAAAGATGCGCCCTTCCTCCTGGCCAGCGTCCAGGTGCGCCACGGCCAGCCAGGGCGTGCCGGCCAGGGGGTCGTCCTCCCCCAGGCGTACCCCACGCCCCCCCGAGAGGCGGTAGCGCAGGCGTTCCCCTTCGCGTAGGCGGGCCAGACGGTCGGGGTAGGCCAGGGCTACCAGCAGCCCCACCATGTGGGGGTCGGTGGGGCGGCTATCCGCAACCACGCCCAACCGCCTGCGCCACTCCTGGCTCAGCCGCTCGACCCTGGACAGCGCGCCGGGCTCGGCCCCGTGCAAAGCCTGCTGGTGTTGGCGCCAGTGCCGCAGGGCTTCCAGCCGCAAACCCAGATCGGCCCCGGCCTCCCTGGGCAGGGGGTCGCGCTCCTCCAGCAAGGCGGCCAGATCGGCGGCCAGGGCGCTTTGCTGCAAGGCCTGGCCTTCCAGTAGCAAATGGGCCAGCCGGGGGTGGGTGGGCCACTCGAGTAGGGCCTTGCCCCGCTCGGTCAGACTATGGTTTTCCAGCGCTCCCAGGGCCTCCAGCAGTTCGCGGGCCTGTCGGAGGGCCCCGGCGGGGGGTGGTGTGATCCAGTCCAGCGCGTAGGGGTCTCGCACGCCCCACCGGGCCAGCTCGAGCAAGAGCGGGGCCAGGTCGGCCTCCAGAATCTCCGGCGGGCGCTGGGCCAGAAGCTGCCCGTCGGTGGCCGGGCTCCACAGGCGGTAGCAGACCCCCGGCCCCAGGCGTCCGGCCCGTCCGGCCCGCTGCATTGCGGCATCGCGGGTGACCCGCGTGGTGACCAGGCGGGTCAGGCCGCTTTTGGCCTCGAAGCGGGGGAGCCTCGAGTACCCCGCGTCCACCACCACCCGGATGCCCTCGATGGTCAGGCTGGTCTCGGCAATGGAGGTCGCAAGCACCACCTTGCGCCGGGCCGGGTCGGGCAGGATGGCGGCCTGCTGAGCCGAGAGCGGCAGGTCGCCGTAGAGCGGAGTGAGCTTAACCTCAGGGTGGCGCAGGGCCAGCAGCCGCTCGACACGGGTAATCTCGGCGACGCCTGGCAGAAAGACCAGCACGTCGCCCTCGTGCTCGGCCAGAGCCCGCGAGACCGCACCCGCCACTACCCCCGGCAGGGGGCCTTCGGGGTCTTTGGGCAGGTAGCGGATTTCTACTGGGTACTGCCGCCCTTCTGCCGTTAGGACGGGTGCCCCCAGGTGTCGGCCCAGCCCCTCCCCA
This Meiothermus cerbereus DSM 11376 DNA region includes the following protein-coding sequences:
- a CDS encoding tyrosine-type recombinase/integrase, which produces MWVFPGNNSSKPLDYNAPGHALRRIVAKLGIPPLRVHHLRHSYGSHLLANGAPLELVAERMGHANPNITLGVYRHLLEQERRGWVIDLEALLTQPRAKA
- a CDS encoding DUF6069 family protein is translated as MSEPMRKATPGVAMDKIWRAALIGGVLSAVGNVVVFLVAGWLGISLQVTAAPGSSTLVPLQIGQVIVASLLPALPAGLLLVVLARFMPNPWTVFMAVAGVFLLVSFMGPINLPTDPANELVLNLMHVVSAVAIVGALWRFAR
- a CDS encoding SDR family NAD(P)-dependent oxidoreductase; the encoded protein is MSMFRGKVVLVTGAARGIGRAIAEAFAQEQALLVLCDIRPEGLEVAKRLGALFVYADLAQATHRERFVEQAVKQWGSIHVLVNNAAIAAPGSALKVGLDEWQRTLEVNLTAPMHLSALSAREMVKNGGGAIVNVASVQGLFAEQNNAAYNASKGGLVNLTRSLALDLAPMNIRVNAVAPGAIATESVLEAIQISEHPELTRQDWEDLHALRRLGKPEEVAQAVVFLASEKASFITGAILPVDGGMTASFMMAGRPV
- the gatB gene encoding Asp-tRNA(Asn)/Glu-tRNA(Gln) amidotransferase subunit GatB, encoding MPEFEAVVGLEVHLHLKTKSKMFCSCDADYFGDPPNTHTCPVCLGLPGVLPVVNAQAVDYGILFGLALNCRIAPWTQFHRKSYYYPDMPKNYQISQYDLPIAEHGHLEVEGQTIRIKRVHLEEDAAKSTHPEGASYSLIDLNRAGSPLIEMVTEPDIRTPEQARVFLSHIRSIAQTLGVSDANPEEGKMRADVNVSVRPVGGPLGTKVEIKNLNSFRSVARALEYEIKRQQELLRSGRKVEQATLGWDEAAGKTYVMRLKEGEADYRYFPDPDLPPIVVDEAWLMRLQASMPELPAQKYARYVEAGVRPYDAEILAYSPSLAQFFDQTLAHYQGNPQTIANLLNADVAGYLNERQLEVQQTALTPQHLAALAGLFERREITNRVLSQLLPEVMQGASPLQLVEERGLRSVSDESTLRPIVERVVAANPRVAEQVKGGNLKAANALLGPIMKETRGTAKADVVKKMLGEMLGVEL
- a CDS encoding agmatine deiminase family protein yields the protein MEKTLTPRALGFAMPAEWAPHAATWTAWPYDEEKWLGYLEPVRQEFAAFVNTLARFEPVHLVVNDEESEQDAQARLSGPIHFHHIPHDDLWLRDSGAIFVSRATASGAEVAAVNWEFNGWGGKYPAQQDNQMPLHMARILGMRLFHAGIVMEGGSLEVNGEGVCLTTRQCLRSPERNPGLDEEALEGYLNQFLGIDHVVWLGDGLEGDHTDGHIDTLTRFTSPHTIVTSVSPDPDDPNHRPLQENLEILRSLEGFRIVELPLPKNPRWLDGNTRLPLTYANFYIANGAVLVPIYDDPHDEKALEILRPLFPGREVIGLKSRYLITGGGSFHCVTQQQPAGKIWKVSPTTEELS
- the hrpB gene encoding ATP-dependent helicase HrpB; protein product: MSEASLPIYSVLPALRKALEAHRTAILQAPPSAGKSTVLPLELLGEPWLKGQKIWMLQPRRLAARNVAARMADLLGEQVGQTVGYQVRFERRVGPATRIEVLTEGILTRRLQHNPGLEGVGLVIFDEFHERSLQADLGLVLCREVQETLRQDLRLLLMSATLDGEGLGRHLGAPVLTAEGRQYPVEIRYLPKDPEGPLPGVVAGAVSRALAEHEGDVLVFLPGVAEITRVERLLALRHPEVKLTPLYGDLPLSAQQAAILPDPARRKVVLATSIAETSLTIEGIRVVVDAGYSRLPRFEAKSGLTRLVTTRVTRDAAMQRAGRAGRLGPGVCYRLWSPATDGQLLAQRPPEILEADLAPLLLELARWGVRDPYALDWITPPPAGALRQARELLEALGALENHSLTERGKALLEWPTHPRLAHLLLEGQALQQSALAADLAALLEERDPLPREAGADLGLRLEALRHWRQHQQALHGAEPGALSRVERLSQEWRRRLGVVADSRPTDPHMVGLLVALAYPDRLARLREGERLRYRLSGGRGVRLGEDDPLAGTPWLAVAHLDAGQEEGRIFLAAPVEPEDLSPLARPVENVAWDARNGVLLAQRELRIGEVVLARKPLLHLEPSKRREVLCQVVRTEGLGLLPWTEELRQWQARVLSLRSWRPEEGWPDVSDTHLLQTLEDWLAPWLNGVSRREDFARLELGRILGGLLPWPLPARLEALAPTRLEVPSGSRIRLTYNPDGSPPVLAVKLQELFGLADTPTVNEGRTPVLLHLLSPAGRPIQVTQDLKSFWNNTYLEVRKELRGRYSKHPWPEDPWNAVPTRKTKPR
- a CDS encoding trans-sulfuration enzyme family protein produces the protein MDKPSQLKPASWLVAAGRPSEPGQPLNTPLVPASNFILGKERAYARDGGTPTWEALEEIVGGLEAGRAVAFASGMAAVAAVFDQLPPGAVVVLPDDCYQGVVGLALVGAEKGRWSVQRLALEDTEGWIRACAEADLIWLESPSNPLLTVVDLAAIGSAPRKPGAILAVDNTFATPLNQQPLEFGATVSIQSVTKFIGGHSDLLGGIATTRDEALWQTLQKSRTLNGATPGTLEAFLAVRGARTLALRLQKAQENAQALAERLQQHPQVARVRYPGLPSHPTHAIAKRVLKGFGTIISFDLLGGAAEADALCRNVQLIRHATSLGGVESTMERRAAIPGQTHLPPSLLRLSVGIEDVEDLWADLEAALQAL
- a CDS encoding histidine phosphatase family protein, producing MQTKELWLLRHGETPWNAEGRFQGHFDVNLSPQGLHQAYRVAERLAACRQGFDGLYSSDLQRAALTAKPIAEALHLTPVYDPRLREIYAGELQGLLRSEMEKLYPEFHQAIQRDPWNTRRPGGESMADLARRVQEFFEELPEGRFIVVTHGGVIRAALKMVLELENGTWRKFQIQNTSITRLLYPEGVALSIGDVGHLEAWAEGLMDEATLS
- the purM gene encoding phosphoribosylformylglycinamidine cyclo-ligase → MNYREAGVDIDRKAGALKAAASKIKETYTPQVLRGIGAFGGMLEVSRLKEMAEPVLVASTDGVGTKTLLAAQTGRYGGLGFDIVNHSVNDLLVQGARPLFFMDYIASAQLEAEVLAVVLESLAEACKAVGIPLLGGETAEMPGVYQEGGLDLVGTIVGVVDKAQVVDGSRVQPGDVLLALPSSGLHTNGYSLARKVFAGWNLEEPRPELDGRSLAEALLEPHRCYLREVDLLQREGLEIRAMAHITGGGVFENLPRVLPEGLGAEIRRGSFPVPPIFELIQRAGQIDEQEMYRVFNMGLGYILVLSPDMASGARTLLPQTYPVGYIMESSGIKVV
- the aguB gene encoding N-carbamoylputrescine amidase, with product MTKLAVVQMSMTTDRDQNVAKATQMVRQAAAQGAHIVLLPELFENLYFCQAEREKFFALAHPVENHPFLPHFQRLAQELGVVLPISFFEKAGQAYYNSLALVDASGEILGIYRKSHIPDGPGYEEKYYFNPGDTGFKAFSTRFGVIGAGICWDQWFPECARSMALLGAELLLYPTAIGSEPAEAGGLDTKDMWQRAMIGHAVANLCYLAAANRVGTEVVEGYSQTYYGSSFIADYMGNKLAEAGRSEETVLLADLNLEEARAFRASFGFFRDRRPDLYGPLLTLDGKTRPPRS